The sequence ATGCCGGATGAGACAATTTTTCCATCCAATATGGAATAAAGAATGACACTGATGCAAATACAGTCATAACAGTTATTCCAAAAAACCAAGCAAAATTAGAAGTTACTAAATTTAAAGAAAAATCACCATAATTAAACAAATTGAATACTTCATTTGCTGATTCTTTTAAAAAGTAAACATTAAATACTGAATATAATGAAATAATAATAGTTAAAAATGATCCTAACTTTTTATTAACCTTTGTTATTAAATATACTGCAAATGAACTTAGTAATATAAAAATTAAAAGTATATTTATATTCACATCACATCCCTCCCGCTATCTTGGAAAGGTAATTAATCATACCTTCTGTGACAAATTGTGGATTAATACTAATGTAGATAATAAATGCACCAACTATAACACCTAATAAAGCATATTTTATACATTTTTCAACTTTTAGTCCAGTAACTTCTCCATCTTTTGGATTCCATAATTTTACTAACATTCTTATATAATATACTCCTTCTATTAAAGCTGCTAATAATATCAAAATTGGAACAATATAGTTACCAGATTTCATTATTGAAGTTAAAGATAATATTTTTACATAAAATCCATAAAAAATTGGCAATCCTATTAAAGACATAGCTGAAATTGTAAATCCTAATCCAAGTAAAAATTGTTTTTTGAATAATCCATTTAATTTATCCAAATTATCTGTACCTGTTGCAAGATAAATTCCACCTGCAATTGTAAACATTACAACTTTTGCTAATGAATTATTTAAAATTTGCATCATAGCAATTTCTTTAAATCCAAACAATAATAATGTTGCCGCTAAACCAGCTTGAGCTACAGATGAATAAGCTAGTATCTTTCTAATATTTTTTTGTTCAAATGCAGCTGCTTCAGCAAAAATAAATGTTAAAACTGATATTGTTAAGAATACTACTTTTAATGTTTCGCTCAATTGAAAAACTTCTGTAAATATTCTTCCAAAAACTAATATAAATGCTGTGGAATATGCTGATGAAAAAATACCTCCACTTAAATCATTCACATTTCCATAAACATTTTTTACCCATCCATTGAACGGAATTAATTTTGCTTCAACTGCAAAGCCTGCAAAAATAAATGTTAATGCTAATAATAGAACATTATTATTTATCATTGGAACTTTAGTGGCCATGTCTGCCATATTTAATGTTCCAACA comes from Marinitoga sp. 38H-ov and encodes:
- a CDS encoding proton-conducting transporter membrane subunit → MINPVLLIAIPLLFAFLSVMFKKADKGLLTIAIFFNLIGAFLLKETEVIIGGWKPPFGINLVADQYSIFGLIVLNIVFALTVFASFSSVKKYSTVLLVSLASLNGLLLTGDLFNLFVFLEIASISGYILSTMTKKYKGTFNYIVLGALGSNLYLLGLIILYATVGTLNMADMATKVPMINNNVLLLALTFIFAGFAVEAKLIPFNGWVKNVYGNVNDLSGGIFSSAYSTAFILVFGRIFTEVFQLSETLKVVFLTISVLTFIFAEAAAFEQKNIRKILAYSSVAQAGLAATLLLFGFKEIAMMQILNNSLAKVVMFTIAGGIYLATGTDNLDKLNGLFKKQFLLGLGFTISAMSLIGLPIFYGFYVKILSLTSIMKSGNYIVPILILLAALIEGVYYIRMLVKLWNPKDGEVTGLKVEKCIKYALLGVIVGAFIIYISINPQFVTEGMINYLSKIAGGM